In Flavobacteriaceae bacterium, the following proteins share a genomic window:
- the tsaE gene encoding tRNA (adenosine(37)-N6)-threonylcarbamoyltransferase complex ATPase subunit type 1 TsaE — protein sequence MTLEFDIEHIDEVAKKVLQNVKTKTILFYGEMGVGKTTFINALVNALGGNEKTSSPTFSLVNEYEVKNDLVYHFDFYRIENEIEVLDIGIEDYFYSGRWNFIEWPERISRILPFETEILELKTLKNGSRALKLVVFDEINKK from the coding sequence TTGACATTAGAATTTGACATTGAGCACATTGACGAAGTCGCTAAAAAAGTACTTCAAAATGTAAAAACAAAAACGATTTTGTTTTATGGAGAGATGGGAGTTGGTAAAACAACATTTATTAATGCTTTAGTAAATGCATTAGGAGGTAATGAAAAAACCTCAAGTCCAACTTTTTCTTTAGTTAATGAATACGAAGTTAAAAATGATTTGGTATATCATTTTGACTTTTACAGAATCGAGAATGAAATTGAAGTTTTAGATATCGGAATTGAAGATTATTTTTACTCTGGACGTTGGAATTTTATCGAATGGCCGGAGAGAATTAGCAGAATTCTGCCTTTTGAAACTGAAATTTTAGAGTTAAAAACACTAAAAAACGGCTCCAGAGCCTTAAAATTGGTTGTTTTTGACGAAATAAATAAAAAATAA
- a CDS encoding PglZ domain-containing protein, whose amino-acid sequence MNNINILWVDDEIDLLTPHILFLEKKNYNVTKCQSGTEAIDVIETKNFDIVFLDENMPGLTGLETLSEIKEKRANLPVVMITKSEEEYIMEEAIGSKIADYLIKPVNPNQILLSLKKNLDHTRLVSEKTTSNYQQEFRKIAMDLSIVNTYEEWSELYQKLIYWEIELEAIDDPAMFEILESQKNEANLQFGKFIDKNYADWFQNSEDAPVLSYNLFKTKVAPKLTKEKPTLLIVIDNLRYDQWKSLEPFISNYYKKEEEISYYSILPTATQYARNAIFSGLMPSEMERLHPEYWKNDTDEGGKNLYEGEFLDAQMKRLGLSNLKYEYFKITNLRGGKKLADNFKSKKDNDLTVIVYNFVDMLSHSKTEMEVIKELASNDKAYRSLTTSWFKNSPLLDVIHQAQQLGFQLMITTDHGTINVKNPSKVVGDRDTSLNLRYKTGRSLTYENKEVYASKSPKDIGLPSINMSSSFIFAKSDLFFAYPNNFNHYVSYYRNTYQHGGVSLEEVIIPFVTLNPK is encoded by the coding sequence ATGAATAACATAAACATTCTTTGGGTCGATGATGAAATAGATTTATTAACGCCTCACATATTATTTCTAGAGAAAAAGAATTACAATGTTACTAAATGCCAAAGCGGCACAGAAGCTATCGATGTTATTGAAACTAAAAACTTCGATATTGTTTTTTTAGATGAAAATATGCCAGGGCTTACAGGGCTTGAAACACTGTCTGAAATAAAAGAAAAGCGCGCTAACCTCCCTGTAGTGATGATCACTAAAAGTGAAGAAGAATATATAATGGAAGAAGCTATTGGCAGTAAAATTGCCGATTATCTTATAAAACCTGTAAATCCAAATCAAATATTATTAAGTTTAAAAAAGAATTTAGACCATACACGATTAGTTTCAGAAAAAACAACATCTAATTATCAGCAAGAGTTTCGTAAAATTGCTATGGATTTATCTATAGTAAATACCTACGAAGAGTGGTCCGAGCTTTATCAAAAATTAATTTATTGGGAAATTGAATTAGAAGCTATTGATGACCCCGCAATGTTTGAGATTTTAGAATCTCAAAAAAATGAAGCGAATTTACAGTTTGGAAAATTTATAGATAAAAATTATGCAGATTGGTTTCAAAACTCAGAAGACGCTCCTGTATTGTCATACAATTTATTTAAAACCAAAGTAGCACCTAAACTCACTAAAGAGAAACCAACATTATTAATTGTGATTGATAATTTACGTTACGATCAATGGAAATCACTAGAACCTTTTATTAGCAACTACTATAAAAAAGAAGAAGAAATATCTTATTATAGTATCCTTCCTACTGCCACTCAGTATGCTAGAAATGCTATTTTCTCAGGTTTAATGCCTAGTGAAATGGAACGTTTACATCCTGAATATTGGAAGAACGATACAGACGAAGGCGGTAAAAATCTTTATGAAGGCGAGTTTTTAGATGCTCAGATGAAGCGTTTAGGTTTAAGTAATTTAAAATACGAATATTTTAAAATCACTAATTTAAGAGGTGGTAAAAAGTTAGCAGATAATTTTAAATCTAAAAAGGATAATGACCTTACAGTGATCGTTTATAATTTTGTAGATATGTTATCTCATTCTAAAACAGAAATGGAAGTTATTAAAGAGTTGGCTTCTAACGATAAAGCTTATCGCTCTTTAACCACTAGTTGGTTTAAAAACTCACCTTTGTTAGACGTTATTCATCAAGCACAGCAATTAGGATTTCAACTCATGATTACTACAGATCATGGCACTATTAATGTAAAAAACCCTTCTAAAGTAGTTGGAGATCGGGACACCAGTTTAAATTTAAGGTATAAAACGGGTCGTAGTTTAACTTACGAAAACAAAGAAGTGTATGCTTCAAAATCTCCGAAAGATATAGGGTTACCCTCCATAAACATGAGTAGTTCCTTTATTTTTGCGAAGAGCGACTTGTTTTTTGCTTACCCAAATAATTTCAACCATTATGTAAGTTATTACCGTAATACGTATCAACATGGAGGCGTTTCGTTAGAAGAGGTCATCATTCCTTTTGTGACTTTAAATCCTAAATAA
- a CDS encoding HD domain-containing protein, which translates to MNSKNKLKIFNDPIYGFITIPNSLIFDLIEHRYFQRLRRITQMGMSYLVYPGAHHTRFHHALGCMHLMQKAIRILRFKDVVISEEEENALLIAILLHDIGHGPFSHAMEHSIVNNVTHEEISLLFMEQLNIEFNSNLTLAIKIFKGEYHRKFMCQLISGQFDMDRADYLKRDSFYTGVAEGNINSERLITMLNVVDDELVVEAKGIYSVEKFLTARRLMYWQVYLHKTSLVAEQLLIRVLRRAKELTKQGIELRASNALMFFLKHTIDKDSFNVDVLNTFAQLDDYDIISAMKEWQYHDDFVLKNLCDMIINRDLLKIKLKNKPIKEVSVKEQIASLMDKYNITFSEASYFVFKGDITNQAYEIKSQNINILYKSGKIVDIVKATDLLNLKVLSKPVTKYYICYPKEKL; encoded by the coding sequence ATGAACTCTAAAAATAAACTCAAGATATTTAACGACCCAATTTACGGATTTATTACAATACCAAATTCGCTAATTTTTGATTTAATCGAACATCGTTATTTTCAACGCTTACGCAGAATTACTCAAATGGGGATGTCTTATTTAGTTTACCCTGGAGCGCATCACACACGATTTCATCACGCATTAGGGTGTATGCATTTAATGCAAAAAGCAATTAGAATACTTCGCTTTAAGGATGTTGTGATTTCTGAAGAAGAGGAAAATGCCTTGTTAATTGCAATTTTACTACATGATATTGGTCATGGCCCTTTTAGCCATGCTATGGAACACAGTATTGTAAATAATGTAACTCATGAAGAGATTTCGCTATTATTTATGGAACAGTTAAATATTGAATTTAACTCAAATTTAACCTTAGCAATTAAAATATTTAAAGGGGAATATCACAGGAAATTTATGTGCCAGCTTATTTCGGGTCAATTTGATATGGATAGAGCAGATTACCTGAAAAGAGATAGCTTTTATACAGGTGTTGCAGAAGGTAATATTAATAGCGAGCGTTTAATTACGATGCTTAATGTTGTGGATGATGAATTAGTTGTAGAGGCTAAAGGTATTTATTCTGTTGAGAAATTTTTAACAGCTAGACGATTAATGTATTGGCAAGTTTACTTGCATAAAACCAGTTTGGTTGCAGAACAGCTTTTAATTAGGGTTTTAAGACGTGCTAAAGAGTTAACCAAACAAGGTATTGAGTTAAGGGCGAGTAATGCTTTAATGTTTTTTCTAAAGCATACTATTGATAAAGATTCTTTTAATGTAGATGTGTTAAATACATTTGCACAATTAGATGATTATGATATTATATCTGCTATGAAAGAATGGCAATATCATGATGATTTTGTATTAAAAAATCTTTGCGATATGATTATAAATAGGGATCTCTTAAAAATAAAACTTAAGAATAAACCTATTAAAGAGGTTAGTGTAAAAGAACAAATAGCTTCGTTAATGGATAAATATAATATAACTTTCTCTGAAGCTAGTTATTTCGTTTTTAAAGGAGATATTACCAATCAGGCCTATGAAATAAAAAGTCAAAATATTAATATACTATACAAATCAGGTAAAATAGTAGATATTGTTAAAGCTACAGATCTTTTAAATTTAAAAGTTTTATCTAAACCTGTAACTAAATATTATATATGTTATCCAAAGGAGAAACTTTAA
- the lpxD gene encoding UDP-3-O-(3-hydroxymyristoyl)glucosamine N-acyltransferase — MKFKASQIAEILEGDIVGNPNEEVSKLAKIEEGTKGSLTFLANPKYTQYIYNTKASITIVNKDFIPESSIDTTLIKVDDAYKSFSRLLEYYNQIKMNKTGIEQPCFIADSASYEDNVYIGAFSYIGENVKIGTNVKIYPNSYIGDNVEIGDNVIIFSGAKVYSECIVGNNCVLNSGAIIGADGFGFAPNEKGEYHKVPQIGNVILEDYVDIGAATTIDRATLGSTIIRRGVKLDNQIQIAHNVEIGENTVIAAQTGIAGSTKIGENCQIGGQVGIVGHITIGNNVRIQAQSGIGRNIKDDEVLQGSPALTYGDYNKSYVYFKNLPKIVKTVNDLEKKLNSDD, encoded by the coding sequence ATGAAATTTAAGGCATCACAAATAGCAGAAATTTTAGAAGGCGACATCGTAGGTAATCCTAATGAAGAGGTTTCTAAACTTGCTAAAATAGAAGAGGGAACAAAAGGATCTTTAACTTTTTTAGCAAACCCTAAATACACACAATACATATATAATACAAAAGCATCTATAACTATTGTAAATAAAGATTTTATTCCAGAATCTTCAATAGACACAACATTGATAAAAGTAGATGACGCCTATAAATCTTTCTCTAGATTATTAGAGTATTATAATCAAATTAAGATGAATAAAACGGGGATAGAACAACCTTGTTTTATAGCTGATTCTGCTTCTTATGAAGATAATGTTTATATAGGAGCGTTTTCATATATAGGAGAAAATGTAAAAATAGGAACTAATGTAAAGATTTACCCAAATAGCTATATAGGAGATAATGTAGAAATTGGAGATAATGTAATTATATTTTCAGGAGCCAAAGTATATTCTGAGTGCATTGTAGGCAATAATTGTGTATTAAATTCTGGAGCTATTATTGGAGCCGATGGTTTTGGTTTTGCTCCTAACGAAAAAGGAGAGTATCATAAAGTGCCACAGATAGGTAATGTTATTTTGGAAGATTATGTTGATATTGGTGCAGCTACAACGATTGATAGAGCGACATTAGGGTCCACAATAATTAGAAGAGGGGTGAAACTTGACAATCAAATTCAGATTGCGCATAATGTGGAGATAGGTGAAAATACAGTTATTGCTGCTCAAACAGGAATTGCAGGTTCTACAAAAATAGGAGAGAATTGTCAGATAGGGGGTCAAGTTGGTATTGTAGGACATATTACTATTGGTAATAATGTGAGGATACAAGCACAATCTGGTATTGGACGTAATATTAAAGACGATGAAGTATTACAAGGTTCTCCAGCACTTACTTATGGAGATTATAATAAGTCATATGTTTACTTCAAAAATTTACCTAAAATAGTAAAGACAGTTAACGATTTGGAAAAAAAACTTAATAGTGATGATTAA
- a CDS encoding bifunctional UDP-3-O-[3-hydroxymyristoyl] N-acetylglucosamine deacetylase/3-hydroxyacyl-ACP dehydratase, whose product MVMIKTQFKQTTIAKEVSLTGVGLHTGKDVTLTFKPAPENSGYSFKRIDLEGNPIIEADASYVTNTQRGTCLEKNGVKIQTCEHVLAALVGLQVDNAILELNASEPPIMDGSSKYFIEAIESAGIVEQEQQREEYIVKEVISYTDDETGSEITIIPSEEYQVTTMVDFGTKVLGTQNATLQHLSDFKTEISDSRTFSFLHEIEMLLEHGLIKGGDLNNAIVYVDKELSSETMERLKVAFKKDDIKIKPNGILDNLTLHHPNEAARHKLLDVIGDLALIGTRIRGKVIANKPGHFVNTQFAKKMAKLIKIEKRNNVPSIDLNQPPLMDVNQIMDMLPHRQPFLFIDKIFELSKSHVIGAKNVTMNESFFAGHFPGAPVMPGVIIVEAMAQTGGILVLSTVPDPENYLTFFMKIDKVKFKQKVVPGDTLIFKCDLITPIRRGICHMQGYAYANGKLCAEAELMAQITKVK is encoded by the coding sequence ATAGTGATGATTAAAACCCAATTTAAGCAAACTACTATAGCAAAAGAAGTGTCGCTAACTGGCGTTGGTCTGCATACAGGAAAAGATGTTACATTAACATTTAAGCCTGCACCTGAAAATAGTGGATATTCATTTAAACGAATAGATTTAGAAGGGAATCCAATAATAGAGGCAGATGCTTCTTATGTGACAAATACACAAAGAGGTACATGTTTAGAGAAAAACGGAGTGAAAATACAAACTTGTGAACATGTATTAGCAGCCTTAGTTGGATTACAAGTAGACAATGCAATTTTAGAGTTGAATGCTTCTGAACCTCCAATAATGGATGGCTCGTCAAAATATTTTATTGAAGCAATTGAATCAGCTGGAATTGTTGAGCAAGAACAACAAAGAGAAGAATATATCGTAAAAGAGGTTATTTCGTATACTGATGATGAAACGGGAAGCGAAATTACTATTATTCCTTCAGAAGAGTACCAAGTAACAACTATGGTAGATTTTGGAACTAAAGTATTAGGAACTCAAAATGCTACCCTTCAACATTTATCAGATTTTAAAACAGAAATATCTGACTCTAGAACCTTTAGTTTTTTGCATGAAATAGAAATGCTTTTAGAGCATGGCTTAATAAAGGGAGGAGATTTAAATAATGCAATAGTTTATGTAGATAAAGAGTTATCCAGCGAGACAATGGAACGCCTGAAGGTAGCTTTTAAAAAGGACGATATAAAAATAAAGCCTAACGGGATTTTAGATAATTTAACATTACATCATCCTAATGAAGCTGCAAGGCACAAACTTTTAGATGTAATTGGAGATTTGGCATTAATAGGAACTCGAATAAGAGGAAAAGTTATTGCAAATAAACCTGGTCATTTTGTAAATACTCAGTTTGCAAAAAAAATGGCTAAGCTTATAAAAATAGAAAAACGAAATAATGTACCATCTATAGATTTGAATCAACCTCCGCTTATGGATGTAAATCAAATTATGGATATGTTGCCACATAGGCAACCTTTTTTATTTATCGATAAGATTTTTGAACTGAGCAAATCCCATGTTATTGGTGCGAAGAATGTGACGATGAATGAATCCTTTTTTGCAGGACACTTCCCTGGTGCACCTGTTATGCCTGGAGTTATAATTGTAGAAGCAATGGCGCAAACGGGAGGAATATTAGTGTTGAGTACAGTTCCAGATCCAGAAAATTACTTAACTTTTTTCATGAAAATAGATAAAGTTAAGTTTAAACAAAAAGTTGTTCCTGGAGATACATTAATCTTTAAATGTGATTTAATAACCCCTATAAGAAGAGGAATTTGCCATATGCAAGGTTATGCTTATGCAAATGGAAAATTATGCGCAGAAGCTGAACTAATGGCTCAAATAACTAAAGTTAAATAA
- a CDS encoding acyl-ACP--UDP-N-acetylglucosamine O-acyltransferase: MNQPLAYVHPGAKIAKNVVIEPFTTINNNVTIGEGTWIGSNVTIMEGARIGKNCNIFPGSVISAIPQDLKYNDEDTTVEIGNNVTIRECVTINRGTTDKMKTVIGDNCLIMAYCHIAHDCIVGNNCIFSNNSTLAGHINVGDYVVLAGMTAVHQFCSIGNHAFVTGGSLVRKDVPPFVKAAREPLSYVGINSVGLRRRGFTSEKIREVQNIYRLLYQKNYNNSQASEIIEAEMEATPERDEILQFIKNSHRGIMKGYFKSN, from the coding sequence ATGAATCAACCACTTGCATATGTTCATCCAGGAGCGAAGATTGCTAAAAATGTTGTTATTGAACCTTTTACAACAATCAATAATAATGTAACAATTGGAGAAGGTACCTGGATTGGATCTAATGTTACGATAATGGAGGGTGCACGGATAGGAAAGAATTGTAATATTTTCCCAGGATCTGTAATTTCTGCAATTCCCCAAGATTTAAAATATAATGATGAAGATACAACTGTAGAGATTGGAAATAATGTGACTATTAGAGAATGTGTTACTATAAATAGAGGGACTACAGATAAGATGAAAACAGTTATTGGTGATAATTGTTTAATAATGGCCTATTGTCATATTGCTCACGATTGTATAGTAGGAAATAATTGCATATTTTCTAATAATAGTACATTGGCAGGACACATTAATGTTGGAGATTATGTGGTTTTAGCAGGTATGACAGCAGTTCATCAATTTTGTTCTATAGGTAATCATGCATTTGTTACTGGGGGATCATTAGTTAGAAAAGACGTACCACCATTTGTAAAAGCAGCAAGAGAACCTTTATCATATGTAGGAATTAATTCAGTTGGATTAAGGCGTAGAGGGTTTACTTCAGAAAAAATTAGAGAAGTTCAGAATATATATAGATTACTTTATCAAAAAAATTATAATAACAGTCAGGCTTCAGAAATTATTGAAGCAGAAATGGAAGCTACTCCAGAACGAGACGAAATTTTACAATTTATTAAGAATTCTCATCGTGGTATAATGAAAGGTTATTTTAAATCAAACTAA
- the efp gene encoding elongation factor P, whose amino-acid sequence MANTSDIRNGLCIKYNHDIYKIIEFLHVKPGKGPAFVRTKMKSVTSGKVIDNTFSAGHKIEDVRVETHKFQYLYPEGDQFHFMNVEDYNQITLEKATIDNPGLLKEGEVVTVIINSEDGMPLSVDMPASVILEVTATEPGVKGNTATNATKPATVETGATVMVPLFINEGDKIKVETEKGTYKERIKE is encoded by the coding sequence ATGGCAAATACTTCAGATATACGAAATGGATTATGTATAAAATATAATCATGATATTTATAAAATTATAGAGTTTTTACATGTAAAACCTGGTAAAGGCCCTGCTTTTGTAAGAACAAAAATGAAGAGTGTTACTTCAGGTAAAGTAATAGATAATACATTTTCTGCTGGCCACAAAATTGAAGATGTTAGAGTAGAAACTCATAAGTTTCAATATTTATATCCAGAAGGTGATCAATTTCATTTTATGAATGTTGAAGATTATAATCAAATTACACTTGAAAAAGCAACAATTGATAATCCTGGACTATTAAAAGAAGGAGAGGTTGTTACTGTAATTATAAACTCTGAAGATGGAATGCCATTATCTGTAGATATGCCTGCGAGTGTTATTCTTGAAGTTACAGCTACGGAGCCTGGAGTAAAAGGTAATACCGCAACCAATGCTACAAAGCCCGCAACAGTAGAAACAGGAGCAACAGTAATGGTACCATTATTTATTAATGAAGGGGATAAAATTAAAGTAGAAACTGAAAAAGGAACTTATAAAGAACGTATTAAAGAATAG
- a CDS encoding UDP-3-O-(3-hydroxymyristoyl)glucosamine N-acyltransferase: protein MKFTQTHTLEQIATIINCQFIGDKNFPVEGMNEIHVVSPGDIVFVDHPKYYDKALESAATIILINKEVECPEGKALLISDDPFRDFNKLTNYFKPFQSSNQNISETAKIGENTIIQPNSFVGNNVVIGKNCTIHSNVSIYDDSIIGDNVIIHSGTTLGASAFYYKNRPEGFDQLISGGRVVIEDNVDLGALCTIDRGVTGDTTIKEGTKIDNQVHVGHDTVIGKKCLIASQVGIAGCTIIEDEVTIWGQVGITSGVTIGKKAIISAKAGVSKSLEGNKSYFGIPADDFRKKYKEIAAIRQIPEVLQLLKKDKDE, encoded by the coding sequence ATGAAATTTACTCAAACACATACCTTAGAGCAAATTGCGACAATTATTAATTGTCAATTTATAGGCGATAAAAACTTTCCTGTAGAAGGAATGAACGAGATTCATGTTGTATCACCAGGAGATATTGTTTTTGTAGATCATCCAAAATATTATGACAAAGCATTAGAATCTGCTGCAACAATTATTTTAATTAACAAAGAAGTAGAATGCCCTGAAGGGAAAGCGTTATTAATTTCTGATGACCCATTTAGAGATTTTAATAAGCTTACTAATTACTTTAAACCGTTTCAATCTTCAAATCAGAACATTTCTGAAACAGCTAAAATAGGAGAAAATACAATTATTCAACCTAATAGTTTTGTAGGTAACAATGTTGTTATTGGTAAAAATTGTACTATTCACTCTAATGTGAGTATTTATGACGATTCAATTATAGGAGATAATGTAATCATCCACTCAGGAACTACTTTAGGGGCTTCTGCATTTTATTATAAAAATAGACCAGAAGGGTTCGATCAACTCATATCTGGAGGAAGAGTAGTTATTGAAGATAATGTAGATTTAGGAGCTCTTTGTACTATTGATAGAGGAGTTACTGGAGATACTACAATAAAGGAAGGAACAAAAATAGATAACCAAGTACACGTTGGACATGATACGGTAATAGGAAAAAAATGCCTTATTGCTTCTCAAGTCGGAATTGCAGGATGTACTATTATTGAAGACGAAGTCACCATTTGGGGGCAAGTAGGAATTACTAGCGGTGTTACAATAGGTAAAAAAGCAATTATATCTGCTAAAGCTGGGGTAAGTAAATCACTAGAAGGAAATAAGAGTTATTTTGGAATTCCTGCAGATGATTTTAGAAAAAAATATAAGGAAATCGCTGCAATACGACAAATACCAGAAGTGTTACAGTTGCTAAAGAAGGATAAAGATGAGTAA
- a CDS encoding nuclear transport factor 2 family protein, giving the protein MSKSPKSIVRSFYNLDISTDGIESYKSFLHKDCELNWNSSKGYTKLLFDDIIALFNDIETSYESVRFQISHLLEDGAFVTTRYTLYVTPIEDTDNETALAHFITIWEVKDGKLYKGFEISQTADESLHSLNSYSEINI; this is encoded by the coding sequence ATGAGTAAATCTCCAAAAAGTATTGTAAGATCTTTTTATAATCTAGATATTTCTACTGATGGAATAGAAAGTTACAAAAGCTTTTTGCATAAAGACTGTGAGTTAAATTGGAATAGCAGTAAAGGATATACTAAACTATTATTCGATGATATTATAGCGTTATTTAATGATATTGAGACTTCTTACGAATCGGTTAGATTTCAAATAAGTCATTTATTAGAAGATGGTGCTTTTGTAACCACACGATATACATTATATGTAACCCCAATAGAAGATACTGATAATGAAACAGCTTTAGCTCATTTTATTACAATATGGGAAGTTAAAGATGGTAAATTGTATAAAGGTTTTGAAATTAGCCAAACTGCAGATGAGAGTTTACATAGTCTTAATTCGTATTCTGAAATAAATATTTAA
- a CDS encoding succinate--CoA ligase subunit alpha: MSVLVNKDSKIIVQGFTGSEGTFHAGQMIEYGTNVVGGVTPGKGGQTHLDKPVFNTVEDAVKQVDADTTIIFVPPAFAADAIMEAADAGIKVIITITEGIPVADMIKASDYIKNKDCRLVGPNCPGVITPEEAKVGIMPGFVFKKGNVGIVSKSGTLTYEAADQVVKQGLGITTAIGIGGDPIIGTTTKEAVEMLINDSETECVVMIGEIGGQLEGDAAQWYKTSGSTKPVVGFIAGETAPAGRTMGHAGAIVGGSDDTAQAKKRIMRECGIHVVDSPAEIGKKVAEVLA, from the coding sequence ATGAGCGTTTTAGTAAATAAAGATTCAAAAATTATAGTTCAAGGATTTACAGGAAGTGAAGGAACTTTTCATGCAGGTCAAATGATTGAGTATGGAACGAATGTAGTTGGTGGTGTAACTCCAGGAAAAGGTGGTCAAACACATTTAGATAAACCTGTTTTTAATACGGTAGAAGATGCTGTAAAACAAGTAGATGCAGATACAACTATAATTTTTGTTCCACCAGCTTTTGCTGCAGATGCAATTATGGAGGCTGCAGATGCTGGTATTAAAGTGATTATAACAATTACTGAAGGTATTCCGGTAGCAGATATGATTAAAGCTTCAGATTATATAAAAAATAAAGATTGTCGTCTAGTAGGTCCAAATTGTCCAGGAGTAATTACTCCAGAAGAAGCTAAAGTTGGTATTATGCCAGGTTTTGTGTTTAAAAAAGGAAATGTAGGGATTGTTTCAAAATCGGGAACATTAACTTATGAAGCAGCAGACCAAGTTGTTAAACAAGGTTTAGGTATTACAACTGCAATTGGTATTGGTGGAGATCCAATAATTGGAACAACTACTAAAGAGGCTGTTGAAATGCTAATCAATGATTCGGAAACAGAATGTGTAGTGATGATAGGCGAGATAGGAGGACAATTAGAAGGAGATGCTGCACAATGGTATAAAACTAGTGGTAGCACTAAGCCTGTAGTAGGATTTATTGCAGGAGAAACAGCACCGGCTGGTCGTACAATGGGGCATGCAGGAGCTATTGTTGGTGGTAGTGATGATACTGCTCAGGCTAAAAAGCGTATTATGAGAGAATGTGGAATACATGTTGTAGATTCTCCAGCAGAAATAGGTAAGAAAGTAGCAGAAGTACTAGCTTAA
- the fabG gene encoding 3-oxoacyl-[acyl-carrier-protein] reductase → MKLLEGKTAIITGASRGIGRGIATVFAEQGANVAFTYSSSVDAANVLETELKALGVKAKGYQSNAANYEEAQELAKNVLGEFGSIDVLINNAGITKDNLLMRMGEEDFDKVIEVNLKSVFNMTKAVQRTMLKQRHGSIINMSSVVGVKGNAGQTNYAASKAGIIGFSKSVALELGSRNIRSNVIAPGFIETEMTAKLDEETVKMWRNAIPLKRGGSPEDIANVCVFLASDMSAYVTGQTLNVDGGMLT, encoded by the coding sequence ATGAAATTACTAGAAGGGAAAACGGCTATAATTACTGGAGCAAGTAGAGGAATAGGAAGAGGAATAGCTACAGTTTTTGCAGAACAAGGTGCTAACGTAGCTTTTACATATAGTTCTTCGGTAGATGCAGCAAATGTATTAGAAACAGAATTAAAAGCATTAGGTGTTAAAGCAAAAGGGTATCAAAGTAATGCGGCCAATTATGAAGAAGCTCAAGAGTTAGCTAAAAATGTATTGGGAGAATTTGGAAGTATAGATGTTTTAATTAATAATGCAGGGATTACAAAAGATAATTTACTGATGAGAATGGGAGAGGAAGATTTTGATAAAGTAATTGAGGTCAATTTAAAATCTGTGTTTAATATGACAAAAGCTGTACAGCGTACAATGTTAAAACAACGTCACGGTTCTATTATTAATATGAGTTCTGTTGTTGGTGTTAAGGGAAATGCAGGTCAAACTAATTATGCAGCTTCAAAAGCAGGAATTATAGGGTTTTCAAAATCTGTAGCTTTAGAGTTAGGCTCTAGAAATATTAGAAGTAATGTTATTGCTCCAGGTTTTATTGAAACAGAAATGACAGCAAAATTAGATGAAGAAACTGTAAAAATGTGGCGTAACGCTATTCCATTAAAACGTGGTGGTTCTCCAGAAGATATAGCTAATGTATGCGTATTTTTAGCAAGCGATATGTCAGCTTATGTTACTGGGCAAACCCTTAATGTAGATGGTGGGATGTTAACTTAA